Proteins encoded within one genomic window of Girardinichthys multiradiatus isolate DD_20200921_A chromosome 21, DD_fGirMul_XY1, whole genome shotgun sequence:
- the rrs1 gene encoding ribosome biogenesis regulatory protein homolog, translated as MTNMAACSVEELLAKAEEEEAEKLKSVSVQKELDLEFDVGNLLACDKNRIESRDFRVQRKEDFLRALARDNTQLLINEIWKLPTERIAEVIVAKLPEQTTRLPREKPPPKPRPPTRWEQFAKLKGIQKKKKTNLVWDETAKEWRRRWGYKRANDSTKDWLVEVPETADPNEDQFAKRTKAKKERVAKNELNRLKNIARAQKIKTPGVGLLPKAQQSKDELAKAVNVAKTSTASVGRFQDRLPKEKPPKNSGKKRKFEPLIGDFSTEKQKQLELLKLMGSKMPKLDITRAVNTQMRQEDREEAAARRRKGAGGKGRKGSMAGRGKGKGGKGKGGKAGGGGKRRGKPGKH; from the coding sequence ATGACCAACATGGCGGCGTGCAGTGTGGAGGAGCTGTTGGCCAAAGCTGAGGAAGAAGAGGCCGAAAAACTAAAGAGCGTCTCCGTCCAGAAGGAGCTGGATCTGGAGTTTGACGTCGGAAACCTCCTGGCTTGTGACAAAAACCGCATCGAGTCCCGGGACTTCAGGGTGCAGAGAAAGGAGGACTTCCTCCGAGCCTTAGCCCGGGACAACACGCAGCTTCTCATCAATGAAATATGGAAACTACCCACGGAGAGGATCGCGGAGGTTATCGTAGCCAAACTACCGGAGCAGACCACCCGACTGCCCAGAGAGAAGCCCCCACCGAAGCCCAGACCCCCGACCAGGTGGGAGCAGTTCGCCAAGCTGAAAGGCatccagaagaagaagaagactaaTCTGGTTTGGGATGAAACTGCCAAGGAGTGGAGGAGGCGCTGGGGCTACAAGCGAGCCAACGATAGCACCAAAGACTGGCTGGTCGAGGTCCCGGAGACCGCAGACCCGAACGAGGACCAGTTCGCTAAACGGACCAAGGCCAAGAAGGAGCGAGTGGCCAAAAACGAGCTGAACCGGCTGAAAAACATCGCTAGAGCGCAGAAAATCAAAACCCCCGGAGTGGGGCTGCTCCCCAAAGCCCAGCAGTCCAAAGACGAGCTGGCCAAAGCCGTGAATGTGGCCAAGACCTCCACAGCTTCCGTGGGGAGGTTCCAGGACCGCCTGCCCAAAGAGAAACCCCCGAAGAACTCCGGTAAGAAGAGGAAGTTTGAGCCCCTGATCGGGGACTTCTCCACCGAGAAGCAGAAACAGCTGGAGCTGCTGAAGCTCATGGGCAGCAAGATGCCCAAGCTGGACATCACCAGAGCTGTGAACACACAGATGAGACAAGAGGACAGAGAGGAGGCTGCGGCCAGACGGAGGAAGGGTGCTGGGGGCAAGGGGCGCAAAGGCAGCATGGCAGGGAGAGGGAAGGGCAAGGGGGGCAAAGGAAAAGGAGGAAAagctggaggaggagggaaGAGAAGAGGAAAACCAGGGAAGCACTGA